Below is a window of Streptomyces genisteinicus DNA.
GGTTCCGGGACGACACAAGGGCAGCCCCGGGGGGCGCGCGGGCCGGTTACGGGCCTAGGTTCTGTCCGGCGGATCATGTGACTTTCCGACCGGTCGCTCGTTGGTTGGGGTATGGGTCGGGGGGATCTGACGAATCACGAGTGGTCGCTGCTGGAGCCGCATCTGCCTCCAAAGGGTCGCCGGGGTGGCCGGTGGAACGACCACCGCACCGTGATCAACGGGATCCTGTTCCGGGTTCGTACCGGTGTTCCGTGGCGCGATCTGCCGGAACGTTACGGGCCGTGGAAGACCGTCTATGAGCGGCATCGCCGCTGGTCGGCGGATGGCACCTGGGACCGGATCCTGCAGTCGGTCCAGGCCGACGCCGACCTCGCGGGCCGGATCGACTGGTCGATGGTCGGCGTCGACTCGACGTCCTGCCGGGCTCATCAGCACGCGGCCGGCGCCCGCAAAGCCAAGCCGCGGGTCCCGAAAAAAGGACGACGCCCCGGCACCACCGCCCCGACGAGGGACTCGGACGGTCCCGGGGCGGCCTGACTTGCAAGATCCACCTCGCGGGTGAAGGAGGCTGCCGCCCCATGGCCTTTCTGGTCACGCCTGGCCAGTGGGGCGATGCCCCCCAGATGGTTGAGGTCCTGGACCGGATCCGGGTCCCCAGACCGCTGGGTGGACGGCCCCGAACCCGGCCCGAGCACGTCAGCGGCGACAAGGCATACAGCTCCCGCCGAAACCGCCGCTACCTTCGAAGACGCCGCATCCGGCACACAATCCCGGAACCCAAGGACCAGCAGGCCAACCGTCGACGCAAAGGCAGAGAAGGCGGCAGGCCCACCGGCTTCCACCGCGACCACTACCGGCGCCGCAACGAGGTCGAGCGGACCATCAACCGGCTGAAGAACTCCCGCGCAGTCGCTACTCGTTACGACAAGCGGGCCTACGTCTTCCACGGGACCGTCACCGCCGCAGCGATCCGGCTCTGGCTTCGGCAGTGATCCGCCGGACAGAACCTAATCGTTTCATCACCCATACGGGTGACATTCAGCCGGAAATCGCCCCATGGGCCGCCGGAGCCCCGCGACTCTGGCTCGCATGGGATCGACAGTGCTCAGCCTGCGGATAGACAGTGAGCTGCTCGACCGGCTCAAGCAGCACGCGGCCAGAAGGCAGATGAGCGTCCAGGACTACGTGGTCCGGACGCTCATTCGCGACGACTTCGACGAACGCTTCAAGACGGCGGTCGACGAGACGGAGAAGTTCTACGGGACGGGGCCGGATCCGGCCCCGTCCGGCCAGGATCAGGTCAGGCCCAGCGCCGGCATCGCGTAGTAGAAGACGAACACCGCCGACACCGCGTACATCGCGGCGGGCACCTCGCGGCCCCGGCCCGCGGCCAGGCGAAGGACGGCGAAGGCGATGAAGCCGATGCCGATGCCGTTGGTGATCGAGTAGGTGAACGGCATCATGACCATCGCGAGGAAGGCCGGGATGGCGAGGGTCCAGTCGCTCCAGTCGATGTCCTTGACCGAGCCGGCCAGGATCAGGAAGCCGACCGCGAGCAGCGCCGGGGTGGCGGCCTGGGACGGCACCATCGTGGCGAGCGGGGTGAGGAACAGCGCCACCGAGAAGAGCGCACCCGTGACGACGGAGGCGAGGCCCGTCCGGGCGCCTTCGCCGACACCGGCCGTGGACTCCACGAAACAGGTGTTGGCGGAGGCGGAGCTCGCGCCGCCGGCGGCGACGGCGATGCCGTCGACGATCAGCACCTTGTTGATGCCGGGGAAGTTGCCGTCCTTGTCCATGAGCTTGGCCTCGTCGCCGACGCCCATGATGGTGCCCATCGCGTCGAAGAAGCAGGACAGCAGCACGGTGAAGACGAAGAGGCAGCCGGTCAGCAGGCCGACCTTCTCGAAACCGCCGAACAGGCTGACCTGACCGACGAGGCCGAAGTCCGGCGAGGCGACGGGGTTGCCGGGCCACTCCGGCGTCGTGAGGCCCCAGCTCTTCACGTCGGCGACGGCGTGGACGATCATGGCGAAGACGGTCATCACGACGATGGAGATCAGGATCGCGCCCGGGACCTTGCGGATCATCAGCGCGAGCGTGAGCAGCGTGCCGAGCACGAAGACGAGGATCGGCCAGCCGGTGAGGTGGCCGCCGGTGCCGAGCCCGAGCGGGACGGTGGTCTGCGCGGCGTCGGGGAGACGCGAGACGAACCCGGAGTCCACCAGGCCGATGAGCATGATGAACAGGCCGATACCGATGGCGATGCCCTTGCGCAGGCTCAGCGGCACGGCGTTCATCACGCGTTCGCGCAGGCCCGTGGCGACCAGCAGCATCACGACCACACCGGCCAGCACGACCATGCCCATGGCGTCGGCCCAGGACATCCTCGGCGCCAGCTGGAGGGCGACCACCGTGTTGACGCCGAGACCGGCGGCGAGCGCGATCGGGACGTTGCCGATGACGCCCATGAGCAGGGTCGAGAAGGCCGCGGTGAGCACGGTCGCGGTGACGAGCTGGCCACCGTCGAGCTGGTGCCCGTACATGTCCTTGGCGCTGCCGAGGATGATCGGGTTCAGCACGAGGATGTAGGCCATCGCGAAGAAGGTGGCGAATCCGCCACGCACCTCGCGGGCCACGGTCGAGCCGCGCTCCGAGATCTTGAAGAAGCGGTCCAGGCCGCCGACGGGCTGCTGCGGGGAAGCCGGCGGCAGGTCGGGCTGATCGACCTTGGCGGTGGCCGAGGAGGACATGCGGAACCTCAGTGGTGCGTGGGGACGGGGAGTAAGGCGGGGTGACACAGAAATACGGCCGCCATTTGTACGTTCCCACGACGGAAACCAGCCAGCCGTAAACAGTTTCAGTATGAACATATGAACGAAAGATCGCCATCTCCGCGCGTAGACCTATGGGGTGCAAGGGGCGGGTGGGACGGGAGTGGTGGCGGACGGGATGCGCCGGAGCCGCAGGAGCGCTCCCCCGCGCCCGGTGCCCGGGCCCCGGAGGGCGCACCGGACCGCCGATCTAGACTGTCCCCATGGCGAAGTGGACCCCCCGGCACGAGGCACCCGAACCCCTTGAGGGTCCGATCGTCGCCACCATCACCGGCGGCACGATCCTGTGGTTCGTCATGTTCCTCGTCCAGGTCCCGTTCTACGGCTGGTTCGACGACCGCGACCTGACCTGGTGGGTGTGGACCTGCCTGGCCGGCGCGGGTCTCGGCCTGATCGGCATCTGGTACGTCCGCGGACGCGACGCCGCGATCAAGCGCGCGAAGGCGGCCGAAACCACCGGAGCCACCGGAGACGCCGGAGCCGCCGGAGCCGCCGGGACCTCCTCGGAGCCCGGCACCTCCGCCTGACCGGCTTCCGCCCCGAACGCCTCCCCGCCTCCCCCGGCCGCCCCGCAAGCGCCCGCCCCGGCACCGGGACACCCCGCCGTCGCCCGCTCCCCCGCACCCCGTGGCACCACGGGACGATCTCCGTACGACCACGGTCGGATCTTCCGCCGCTCGGGGGGTGGAGGCGTCCCCTCCCCCGTACCGTCGGATGCATGACGCAGCGGGCGGACATCGACACCGACGGGCCCGAGCCGGGCGGCCGCACTCCCGTGATCGACGCGGGGGCCGAACTCGACCCCGTACACCCCAGGAACCCACCGCCCAGCCGGCGTGCGCGACAGGCGGCGACCGGGCTCACCCCGGCCGAGGTCGCCGAGCGGGTCTCCCGGGGCGAGGTCAACGACGTGCCGGTGCGCAGTTCGCGCTCGGCCGTCGACATCGTCCGCGCCAACGTCTTCACCCGCTTCAACGCGATCATCGGCGTGCTGTGGGTGATCATGCTCTTCGTCGCGCCGATCCAGGACAGCCTGTTCGGCTTCGTGATCGTGGCCAACACCGGAATCGGCATCATCCAGGAGCTGCGCGCCAAGAAGACGCTGGACTCGCTCGCCGTGATCGGCGAGGCGAAACCCCGGGTGCGCCGGGACGGCAGCACCGCCCCGGTCTCCACCTCCGAGATCGTGCTCGGCGACCTCGTCGAACTCGGCCCCGGGGACAAGGTGGTGGTCGACGGCGAGATCGCCGAGGCGGACAACCTGGAGATCGACGAGTCGCTGCTGACCGGTGAGGCCGACCCGGTCCTCAAGCGCCCCGGCGACCAGGTCATGTCGGGCTCGTTCGTCGTCGCGGGCGGGGGCGCGTTCACGGCGACCAAGGTGGGACGCGAGGCGTACGCGGCGCAGCTCGCGGAGGAGGCGTCCCGCTTCACGCTGGTCCACTCCGAGCTGCGCTCCGGCATCTCCACCATCCTCAAGTACGTGACCTGGATGATGGTGCCGACGGCGACCGGTCTGATCATCAGCCAGTTGATCGTGAAGGACAACGACCTCAAGGACTCCATCGCGCGGACCGTCGGCGGCATCGTGCCGATGATCCCCGAGGGCCTGGTGCTGCTGACCTCCGTCGCGTTCGCCATCGGGGTGATCCGGCTGGGCCGCAAGCAGTGCCTGGTGCAGGAACTGCCGGCCATCGAGGGCCTGGCCCGGGTCGACGTGGTCTGCCTCGACAAGACGGGCACGCTGACCGAGGGCGGCATGGACGTCACCGAGCTCCGGGCGCTGAACGGTGCCGACGAGGGACGCCTGCGGCAGGTCCTGGGCGCGCTCGGCGCCTCCGACCCCCGCCCCAACGCCTCCCTCCAGGCCGTCGTCGACGCCTACCCGGACGGGGCGGGCTGGCGGTGCACCGCCGCCCTCCCCTTCTCCTCGGCCCGCAAGTACAGCGGGGCGAGCTTCGAGGAGGGGGACGGCAGCGCGTCGACCTGGCTGCTGGGCGCACCCGATGTGCTGCTCCCCGCGGACGACCCGTCCCTGACCGAGGTCGACGCCCTCAACCGCGAGGGCCTGCGGGTGCTGCTGCTCGCCCGGTCGGCGAAGGAGCTCGACGCGGACTCCCCCGCCGCCGGCGCGGAGCCCACCGCCCTCGTCGTGCTGGAGCAGCGGCTGCGGCCCGACGCCTCGGACACCCTGCGCTACTTCGCCGACCAGGACGTCGCGGCGAAGGTCATCTCCGGGGACAACGCGGTCGCCGTCGGCGCGGTGGCGGCCAAACTCGGGCTGCCCGGCGCCTCGGACACCGTCGACGCCCGCAAGCTGCCGGCCGAGCGGGACGAGATGGGTGCGGCGATCGACGCGAACGCGGTCTTCGGCCGGGTCTCGCCGCAGCAGAAGCGCGACATGGTCGGCGCGCTCCAGGCCCGCGGCCACACGGTGGCGATGACGGGCGACGGCGTCAACGACGTCCTCGCGCTCAAGGACGCCGACATCGGCGTGTCCATGGGGTCGGGGTCGGAGGCGACCCGTGCCGTGGCGCAGATCGTGCTGCTGAACAACAGTTTCGCCACCCTGCCGTCGGTGGTGGCGGAGGGCCGGCGGGTGATCGGCAACATCACCAGGGTCGCGACCCTCTTCCTGACGAAGACGGTCTACTCGGTCCTGCTCGCGGTCCTGGTGGTCTGCTCGCAGGTGGATTACCCGTTCCTCCCGCGCCATCTGACGCTGCTGTCCACGCTGACCATCGGCGTGCCCGCCTTCTTCCTCGCGCTCGCGCCGAACAAGGAGCGCGCGAAACCGCACTTCGTGCGCCGGGTGATGCGGTACGCGATCCCGGCGGGCGTGATCGCGGCGGCGGCGACGTTCAGCACGTACCTGCTGGCACGGTCGCACTACAGCGGCACCGGGGCGCTCGGCGCCGAGACGAGTGCGGCGACGCTCTGCCTGTTCCTCGTCTCCCTCTGGGTCCTCGCCATCATCGCCCGCCCCTACACGTGGTGGCGGCTCGCCCTGGTCGGCGCGATGGGCGGCGGCTTCCTGCTGGTGCTGGTCGTCCCCTGGCTCCAGGAGTTCTTCGCGCTGAAGCTCGTGGGCACGGTGATGCCGTGGGCGGCGGTCGCGATCGCGGCGACGGCGGCGGCCGTGCTGGAGGTCGTCTGGCGCTGGGTGGGCCGCCGCTTCCCGGCGTGAGGCGACGCCCGGGGGCTTCGGGGCACGGGGCGGCCCGAGACCCGCGGCGGACCGGCGCCCGGGGAGCCGGACTCGCCGTTCTCCCTGCCGACCTGCGCCTTTGCGGTGCAGTGCAACGGCCTGGCAGCCGCACGCCCCAAGACGCGAAGCTCAGGGAGCGGAGCGGCGCGAGAGACCGCTCCACTACTCGGGGGAGTGGATGCCGGCATGAGACGGACTCTGGCCGCGACGTGCACGGCCGCGGCGATCGTCGCGGCGGCGGCATCCGGCTGTTCCGGGCCCGGGACGCGGTCGGACCCCGGGCCCGGGACACGCGACGACGCCGGCCTCGCACTGCTCACGGCTACGAACACGAGGAGAGCACATAACTCATGTCCGCCAGCAAGATAGTTAAGCGGTTCGGCATCAGTATTGCCGCGCTGGCACTCGTAGGTACCGGTTTCACCGGTACAGCAAGTGCCGCCTCGTCCGACTGTCCAGAAGGATGGTTCTGCGTTTGGCATGGAACGGACTACACAGGCCGGATGCAGAAGGTCCAGTACGACAACGCCGATCTTTCGCAGTACACGGTTTTCGCCAACGGTTCACTCTCCGGCTACAACAATGGCAACAACTGCGACGTAAACGTTTACGCCGGCAGAAACTACACCAATCTCATCGCCACGGTAAAGCGGGGGACCAAGGGCACTGGGACGTCAACACGAGTAAAGATTCTATCCAACAAATGGGTCAACTGCATTTGATTTACAAGCGCCGCCCGCAACAGGCATGTTTTCAACTCTGGTACCCCTTCGACCCGCATCCCCGGGACCGGGGCTAGCGAGGTAGTTCGCCCGCATCTCTGAGCGGAGTTGACCAAAAGGGACGAGAGCTCCACCTCGCCTGCGCCGCTCGCAGGCAGAAGCCAGAATTGGTCAGCCGCGAATGCGACGCATCATCTTCAGCCAGGGCGCAGGTCCTGAGATGGGCCAAGCTATCGAGAAGCAAGGGAAGGGTACGAGATGTCCAAACGTAGAACCGCGCGAACCATGACCGGAATCGTCGCCAGTGTGGTTGCAGTCACCGGTATGGGTGTCGTGACAACTGCGGGACCGGCTCAGGCAGCAGCCCCCACCTGCAACGGATCCTACGCCTGGAAGATCAGCAGTAGCTACTTCGCCTGGGTCCCCGCGCGTGGCGACACCACCGTATGCAACCTGGCTCCCGGTAACAGTTCGTCGGCTGTCGAGAGGCTCCAGAGAGCTCTGGTCCTCTGCTACGGGCAATCCATCGAGATCGACGGCAACTTCGGAAATAACACGAAACGGGCGCTTGAGGCGGCCCAACGAGTCGAGAGGATCGAAGACGACGGACTCTACGGCTTCGTCACCCGAAGCAAACTCAAGTGGCCCAAGCGGAACTACCAAGGCGAGACCTGGACCGGCAGCTGCATTCGCACTTGGTGAAGCAGCACCCCACGGCCCAGCCCTACCCTATGTCCTGAGTACCGAGGTGTTCCCATGGACCATCGGGATGCATTGTCGAAGACGAGTGCAGCTTGGATGATGCCACCGATGGCGATGGAGCTGACGGGTGACGTGTTGCAGAGTGGGCGGGCGCTGCTTGAGCACGGCTGCAGGTGTGCCCGCGACTGCGTTCCGGGCGGCGGGGCCTTTGACCGCGCCCCGCCGCCCGACCCGTCACGGCCTCGCGTACGGCCGGGTCATGATCTCCATGTTGTGGCCGGACGGGTCGTCGAAGTAGGCGCCCCGGCCGCCGAAGAGGCGGTTGATCGCGCCGGGTTCGGTGTGGGAGGGGTCTGCGTAGTAGGTCACGCCGAGGGCCTCCAGCCGGGCGATCATGCCGTCGAACTGCTCGTCGGGGACGAGGAAGGCGTAGTGCTGCGACTGGACCGGCTCGTCGGTCAGTTCGTAGTAGTCGAGCGTCACGCCGTTGCCCAGGTCGACGGGGAGGAACGGGCCGAACGGCGCGCCCACCTCGACCCCCAGGACGGCGGCGAGGAAGTCGGCGGAGAGCCGGCGGTCCCTGGCGTAGACGGCGGTGTGGTTCAACTGCACGGTGGTGACGGGGGAATGCGGGGAAGACTGCTGCATGGCTGGTGGCTCTCTCTCCGGGTCGGATCCTCGATGAAGGGAAAGACGCGGAGAGACGGGCGGGCCCCTGGCCCGCCGCGAGGTCACGCGGCAGCCGGGCGGCTCTCTTGTGTGCGGCGCGTGGCCGACCCGGCAGTCATGATCCCGAGCCTACCGGTCCCGGCCTGCCGCCACCGACACCTCGGCCCACACCGTCTTGCCGACCGGGTCGCGCGGCTCGGCGCCCCAGCGGTCGGCGAGCGCGTCCACCAGCAGCAGTCCGCGCCCGGACTCGTCGTCGTCGGCGGGCACCGGCCGCACCGCGGGCGGCAGCAGCGCGCACGCGTCCGCGACCTCGACGCGCACCAGTGCCCGCGCCCGGTCCAGGCGCAGGGCCAGCCGGAAGTCGCGGCCCGGCACCCGGCCGTGGCGGACCGCGTTGCCCGCGAGCTCCGCCACCAGGAGGGCGACGGTATCGGAGAGGTCCGTTCCGGCATGGTGGCCCCACGCGGCGAGGTGCCGCACCGCGACCCGGCGGGCGAGCCGCGCCCCGCGCCGGGTGGCCCCGAACATCGCCGCGAACTCCTCGCGTCCGTCGCCCTGTTCCGTCCGCGCGGGGTCCGTGCCCCGTGTCGTCGTGGTCTCCCGCACCGCGTCGCCCGTCCTGTTCGTCCCTGTCGCCACGAGCACCACCCGTGGGTGTACGGATGGTGACCTTCCGTGGTCAAGCGTGCTGGCGCGGCCCTAGGGTCGGAAGGGTGTACGGCCTTACATCACCAGCCGTAAGGAACGGGAGTGAGCCCATGGCCAAGGACATCGATCCGGACGCGTCGATGGCCGCCCTCTTCGGCTCCCGGGTGCGCAGGCTGCGCACGGCTGCCGGTCTCACCCAGGCACAGCTCGGCTCCCGCACCCATGTGGTGAGCACCCGGATCACCCAGGTGGAACGGGCCTCGGGGGCCCGGCCGACGCGGGAGCTGGCGCGGGCGCTCGACGCGGCACTGGGCGCCGACGGCCTGCTGGTCGACCTGTGGCCGCACGTCCACCGGGAGGCGTTCCCCGACTGGTCGCGGACGTTCATGGCCTACGCGGCCCGGGCCGTCGCCATCCGTGAGTACGCGGCCCATGTGGTGCCGGGCCTGCTCCAGACCGAGGAGTACGCCCGGACGGTCCTGAGCGTCGGCCTGTCCCACCGGGACGCCGAGCACCTGGAGGAGCGCCTCGCCGCCCGGATGGAGCGGCAGAAGCGCATGGCCTCGGACGACCGCCCGGAACTGCTGGTGATCCTGGACGAGACGGTGCTGCGCAAGCGGATCGGCGGGGCCGAGGTCATGCGCCGCCAGCTCGACGCGCTGCTGACGGCCGCCGGGGAACGCCACATCACCGTGCAGGTGCTGCCCTTCACGGAGGGCGAGCACGACATGCTGGGCGGCTCGCTCACCGTGCTCACGCTGCCCGACGGCTCCGAAGTCGCCTACACGGAGGGTGCGGACCACGGGCGGCTCTTCGAAGATCCGTCCGACGTACGGCGGTTCGCGGTGGCCTACGATCGGCTCCGGACGGCGGCCCTGCCCCCGCGCAGGTCGCTCGATCTGATCCGATCCGCGATGGAGGAGGACCACCGTGACCCGAGACGCCCTTCCCCTGCACAACGCCGTCTGGCGAAAGAGCAGTCACAGCAATCAGGAGGGTGGGAACTGCGTCGAGGTGGCGGACGGGGTCCCCGGCGTGATCCCGGTGCGTGACAGCAAGGCGCCGCACCTGCCGCACCTGGTGTTCGCACCGGCCGGCTGGGCCGCCTTCGTGGACGGGCTGAAGGCCGGCGACCGCCTCTGAGCCCGCCGGGGACCGGTCCGCGCGCCGTGTGCCGGGCCCGCCGGGGCGTGGTGCAGCGGGGGCCGGTGGGCCACGAACTCCCCATAAGAACCTGGGGGAAAGAACCCCTGCCCTCCCTCCCCTCCCGGCCGGTCAGCCGTCCGTCACCCGGACGGGTGACCGGCTTGCGAGGGCGGGAGGGCGGCGGCTACGTTCGCCGCAACAACCGAAGACATATGCGGCCCCCGGCCGGGACGGCAATCCCGATCGAGGGCCTCACCGATCTGGAAGAAGACGCTTCCCGATGGCTGACCCGCAGTCTAACGCGCCCCTGCGCGCCCCCGCCGGAGCTCAGGCCTCCGAAGCTTCGATGTCCGAAGCTCCGGCCTCCGGCGTGATCCATGTCCGCACCCGGCTCGCCGCCGACTTCACGGTGATCGCCAACTCCCTGCTCCAGCGCCCCGGAAGCGCGGTCACGGTGGGCGTCGCGGGCTACATCCTGTCGCTGCCCGACGGCGCCTCCGTCAGCATCGACGCCCTGTGCGAGCACTTCACCGAGGGCGAGATCCTGATCTCCCGCGCCCTGCGCGACCTGGAGTCCGACGGCTACCTGCGACGTCTCGTGAAGCGCGGCCCGGTCGGGCGCCTCTCCACCCGGACGTTCTTCTACGACGTGCCGCCCGCCGACCGGGCAGAGCCGCCGCGCCCGCGGACCGCGCCGCGGCGGCGGCGCGCACCGGGGTCCGGCACGGGAACGCCCCCGGCCCCTGCCGGGCCGGCGGCGGACGGTTCGGCCCCTGTCGGGGACGCGCGGGCCACGCCACGATCCGTCCCGCCCGCCCGGGCCACCCCGGCGGCCGAGCCCACCCCGGAGAACCCCGGGAACCCGGACCCCCGGAGCCCCGAAAACCCCCAGAACCCCGGGGACGCGGGGGACGCCGAGGAACCCGAGGAACCGGGCGACGCCGGGGAGCCGGGGGAACCGCCCGCAGCCGCGGGCCCGGACGCCCCCGCCGATGCCACCGGGCCGCCGCCCGCGCCGGAGGACCCCCGTGCCGTCGTGGTCCTCGCCTCGCTGCGGCTCGTGGACCGGCGGCTGATCCTGTCAGCCCGCGAGACCGCCGGACTCGCCCCCGCGGTCGGCCGATGGCTCGCCCGGGGCGTGGAGCCCGCGGACCTCACGGCCCATCTCACGGACCGCCTGCCCGCCCGCCTGCTGGCCCGCCCCGCCCGCAT
It encodes the following:
- a CDS encoding VOC family protein, with the translated sequence MQQSSPHSPVTTVQLNHTAVYARDRRLSADFLAAVLGVEVGAPFGPFLPVDLGNGVTLDYYELTDEPVQSQHYAFLVPDEQFDGMIARLEALGVTYYADPSHTEPGAINRLFGGRGAYFDDPSGHNMEIMTRPYARP
- a CDS encoding peptidoglycan-binding domain-containing protein — encoded protein: MTGIVASVVAVTGMGVVTTAGPAQAAAPTCNGSYAWKISSSYFAWVPARGDTTVCNLAPGNSSSAVERLQRALVLCYGQSIEIDGNFGNNTKRALEAAQRVERIEDDGLYGFVTRSKLKWPKRNYQGETWTGSCIRTW
- a CDS encoding helix-turn-helix domain-containing protein yields the protein MAALFGSRVRRLRTAAGLTQAQLGSRTHVVSTRITQVERASGARPTRELARALDAALGADGLLVDLWPHVHREAFPDWSRTFMAYAARAVAIREYAAHVVPGLLQTEEYARTVLSVGLSHRDAEHLEERLAARMERQKRMASDDRPELLVILDETVLRKRIGGAEVMRRQLDALLTAAGERHITVQVLPFTEGEHDMLGGSLTVLTLPDGSEVAYTEGADHGRLFEDPSDVRRFAVAYDRLRTAALPPRRSLDLIRSAMEEDHRDPRRPSPAQRRLAKEQSQQSGGWELRRGGGRGPRRDPGA
- a CDS encoding IS5 family transposase (programmed frameshift), giving the protein MGRGDLTNHEWSLLEPHLPPKGRRGGRWNDHRTVINGILFRVRTGVPWRDLPERYGPWKTVYERHRRWSADGTWDRILQSVQADADLAGRIDWSMVGVDSTSCRAHQHAAGARKAKPRVPKKRTTPRHHRPDEGLGRSRGGLTCKIHLAGEGGCRPMAFLVTPGQWGDAPQMVEVLDRIRVPRPLGGRPRTRPEHVSGDKAYSSRRNRRYLRRRRIRHTIPEPKDQQANRRRKGREGGRPTGFHRDHYRRRNEVERTINRLKNSRAVATRYDKRAYVFHGTVTAAAIRLWLRQ
- a CDS encoding DUF397 domain-containing protein → MADGVPGVIPVRDSKAPHLPHLVFAPAGWAAFVDGLKAGDRL
- a CDS encoding ATP-binding protein — protein: MATGTNRTGDAVRETTTTRGTDPARTEQGDGREEFAAMFGATRRGARLARRVAVRHLAAWGHHAGTDLSDTVALLVAELAGNAVRHGRVPGRDFRLALRLDRARALVRVEVADACALLPPAVRPVPADDDESGRGLLLVDALADRWGAEPRDPVGKTVWAEVSVAAGRDR
- a CDS encoding HAD-IC family P-type ATPase yields the protein MTQRADIDTDGPEPGGRTPVIDAGAELDPVHPRNPPPSRRARQAATGLTPAEVAERVSRGEVNDVPVRSSRSAVDIVRANVFTRFNAIIGVLWVIMLFVAPIQDSLFGFVIVANTGIGIIQELRAKKTLDSLAVIGEAKPRVRRDGSTAPVSTSEIVLGDLVELGPGDKVVVDGEIAEADNLEIDESLLTGEADPVLKRPGDQVMSGSFVVAGGGAFTATKVGREAYAAQLAEEASRFTLVHSELRSGISTILKYVTWMMVPTATGLIISQLIVKDNDLKDSIARTVGGIVPMIPEGLVLLTSVAFAIGVIRLGRKQCLVQELPAIEGLARVDVVCLDKTGTLTEGGMDVTELRALNGADEGRLRQVLGALGASDPRPNASLQAVVDAYPDGAGWRCTAALPFSSARKYSGASFEEGDGSASTWLLGAPDVLLPADDPSLTEVDALNREGLRVLLLARSAKELDADSPAAGAEPTALVVLEQRLRPDASDTLRYFADQDVAAKVISGDNAVAVGAVAAKLGLPGASDTVDARKLPAERDEMGAAIDANAVFGRVSPQQKRDMVGALQARGHTVAMTGDGVNDVLALKDADIGVSMGSGSEATRAVAQIVLLNNSFATLPSVVAEGRRVIGNITRVATLFLTKTVYSVLLAVLVVCSQVDYPFLPRHLTLLSTLTIGVPAFFLALAPNKERAKPHFVRRVMRYAIPAGVIAAAATFSTYLLARSHYSGTGALGAETSAATLCLFLVSLWVLAIIARPYTWWRLALVGAMGGGFLLVLVVPWLQEFFALKLVGTVMPWAAVAIAATAAAVLEVVWRWVGRRFPA
- a CDS encoding peptidase inhibitor family I36 protein, which encodes MSASKIVKRFGISIAALALVGTGFTGTASAASSDCPEGWFCVWHGTDYTGRMQKVQYDNADLSQYTVFANGSLSGYNNGNNCDVNVYAGRNYTNLIATVKRGTKGTGTSTRVKILSNKWVNCI
- a CDS encoding DUF2530 domain-containing protein, with amino-acid sequence MAKWTPRHEAPEPLEGPIVATITGGTILWFVMFLVQVPFYGWFDDRDLTWWVWTCLAGAGLGLIGIWYVRGRDAAIKRAKAAETTGATGDAGAAGAAGTSSEPGTSA
- a CDS encoding NCS2 family permease — its product is MSSSATAKVDQPDLPPASPQQPVGGLDRFFKISERGSTVAREVRGGFATFFAMAYILVLNPIILGSAKDMYGHQLDGGQLVTATVLTAAFSTLLMGVIGNVPIALAAGLGVNTVVALQLAPRMSWADAMGMVVLAGVVVMLLVATGLRERVMNAVPLSLRKGIAIGIGLFIMLIGLVDSGFVSRLPDAAQTTVPLGLGTGGHLTGWPILVFVLGTLLTLALMIRKVPGAILISIVVMTVFAMIVHAVADVKSWGLTTPEWPGNPVASPDFGLVGQVSLFGGFEKVGLLTGCLFVFTVLLSCFFDAMGTIMGVGDEAKLMDKDGNFPGINKVLIVDGIAVAAGGASSASANTCFVESTAGVGEGARTGLASVVTGALFSVALFLTPLATMVPSQAATPALLAVGFLILAGSVKDIDWSDWTLAIPAFLAMVMMPFTYSITNGIGIGFIAFAVLRLAAGRGREVPAAMYAVSAVFVFYYAMPALGLT